In the Desulfovibrio sp. X2 genome, AGATTTTTCAGGTGGGCGTACCAGGCGAAGGTCATGAAGACGTTGGAGAGACACAGGAGAAGGGCGGTTCCGAGGACGACGGGCATGGCTGGCTCCGGTGCGTGGTGTGCCCCGCGCATGCGGGACGAGCCTGCTTAGGGCCGCGGCCCCGGCCTGTCAACGTGCCCGGCAGGCGGCCCCGGCCGGGCGTTTCGCGCCGCCCGGCGAGACGTTTTCCATCCGTGTGCCCCGGCAGCCTTTTTTGCGTTCGTAGCCCCCTTCGTCCCATTGCCTGCGGCCGCGCTTTCGGCTAGAGTGCCCGCGCCTTGGACGGGGTGGAACAGCACCCGCGGACCGCTGGGTCCGGCGTCACCCGTCGCGGCGGCTCCCGCCGTTCCTCAGGAACCTTCAACGCCTGCCAAACATGCCCAAACGCACCGACATCAAAAAGATCATGCTGATCGGCTCCGGCCCGATCGTCATCGGCCAGGCCTGCGAATTCGACTACTCCGGAACTCAGGCCATCAAGGCGCTGAAGGAGGAGGGGTACGAGGTCGTGCTCATCAACTCCAACCCGGCCACGATCATGACCGACCCGGAGTTGGCGGACAAGACCTACATCGAGCCGATCACGCCCGAAGCGGTGGTGAAGATCCTCGAGAAGGAGCGTCCCGACGCGCTGCTGCCCACCCTCGGCGGGCAGACCGGCCTGAACACGGCCCTGGCCGTGGCCGAGTCCGGCGCGCTCGAGCGCCTGGGCGTGGAGCTCATCGGCGCCTCGCAGGAGGCCATCCGCAAGGCCGAGTCCCGCCAGGAGTTCCGCGAGGCCATGGAAAACATCGGCCTCGCCGTGCCCCAGTCCGGCATCGCCCACACCATGGACGACGTACGCCGCCTGGGACACGAGATCGACTTTCCCCTCATCGTCCGCCCGGCCTACACGCTCGGCGGCACGGGCGGCGGCGTGGCCTACAACATGGAGGACCTCGAGGAGATCGCCCAGCGCGGCCTCGACGCCTCCATGAAGTCCGAGGTCATGATCGAGCGCTCGGTGCTCGGCTGGAAGGAGTTCGAGCTCGAGGTCATGCGCGACCGCACCGGGAACTGCGTGATCATCTGCTCCATCGAGAACGTGGACGCCATGGGCGTGCACACGGGCGACTCCGTGACCGTGGCCCCGGCCCAGACCCTGACCGACGTCGAGTATCAGAAGATGCGCGACGCGGCCATCGCCATCATGAACGAGATCGGCGTGGATACGGGCGGCTCCAACGTGCAGTTCGCGGTCAACCCGGAGAACGGGGAGATGGTCATCATCGAGATGAACCCCCGCGTCTCCCGCTCCTCGGCCCTGGCCTCCAAGGCCACCGGCTTCCCCATCGCCAAGATCGCCGCCAAGCTCGCCGTGGGCTACACCCTGGACGAGATCCCCAACGACATCACGCGCGAGACCATGGCCTCCTTCGAGCCGACCATCGACTACTGCGTGGTCAAGATCCCGCGCTTCACCTTCGAGAAGTTCGCCGGTTCCAAGGACGAGCTGACCACGGCCATGAAGAGCGTGGGCGAGACCATGGCCATCGGCCGGACCTTCAAGGAGGCCCTGCAGAAGGGCCTGCGCGGCCTGGAGATCGGCATGCCGGGCCTGGGCAAGGACTTCGACGAGCCGACCTGCGACCGCGAGGCGCTGCTCGCCAGCCTGCGCAAGCCCAACTCGCGCCGCCTCTTCGCCGTGCGCCAGGCCATGCGCTGCGGCTTCTCGGATGACGAGATCTACGCCGCCACCGCCATCGACCCCTGGTTCCTGCGCCAGATGCGCGAGATCGTGGCCATGGAGGAGCGGCTGAAGGAATTCGGCCTTTCCGAGTCCATCTCGCCCGACAACCCGAAGCTTCCGGCCCTGCTGGCCGAGGCCAAGGCCATGGGCTTCTCCGACCGCCAGCTGGCCACCCTCTGGAAGTGGGCCAGCCACGATCTGCGCCGCCTGCGCAAGACGCTCGGCGTGGAGCCCACCTACTACCTGGTGGACACCTGCGCCGCGGAGTTCGAGGCCTACACGCCCTACTACTACTCGACCTACGAGAAGGGCAACGAGATGACGCCGGAGGAGGGCCGCAAGGTCGTCATCCTCGGCGGCGGCCCCAACCGCATCGGCCAGGGCATCGAGTTCGACTACTGCTGCTGCCACTCCTCCTTCGCCCTGCGCGAGATGGGCATCCGCTCCATCATGGTCAACTCGAACCCCGAGACCGTGTCCACCGACTACGACACGTCCGACCGGCTCTACTTCGAGCCCCTGACCTACGAGGACGTGCTGAACATCATCGAGTTCGAGAAGCCCGAGGGCGTGATCGTCCAGTTCGGCGGCCAGACGCCGCTGAACCTAGCCGTGCCGCTCATGCGCGCCGGGGTGCCCATCCTCGGCACCTCGCCGGACGCCATCGACCGCGCCGAGGACCGCGAGCGCTTCAAGGCGCTGCTCGAGAAGCTCGAGCTGCTCCAGCCGGCCAACGGCATCGCGAAGTCCCTCGACGAGGCCCTGGCGATCGCGCGGGGCATCGGCTACCCCGTTGTCGTGCGCCCCTCCTACGTGCTCGGCGGCCGGGCCATGGAGATCGTCTACGACGATGCGGAGCTCGAGAACTACTTCCGCGAGAACGTGGTCGCCTCGCCCGAGCACCCCATCCTGGTGGACAAGTTCCTGGAGAACGCCATCGAGGTGGACGTGGACGCGCTGTCCGACGGCGAGGAGACCTACGTCGCGGGCATCATGGAGCACATCGAGGAGGCGGGCATCCACTCCGGCGACTCCGCCTGCGTCATCCCGCCGCACACCATCCCGGCCGAGCTGCAGGACGAGATCAGGCGCCAGACCAAGGCCCTGGCCAGGGAGCTCGGCGTGGTGGGCCTCATGAACATCCAGTTCGCCATCAAGGACGGACAGGTGTTCATCCTCGAGGTCAACCCGCGCGCCTCGCGCACCTCGCCCTTCGTCTCCAAGGCCACGGGCGTGCCCCTGGCCAAGCTGGCCACCCAGGTCATGATGGGCAGAAAGCTCAAGGAGCTCGACCCCTGGGCCATGCGCAAGTCCGGCCACATCTCGGTCAAGGAGTCGGTCTTCCCGTTCAACCGCTTCCCGGGCGTGGACATCCTGCTCGGACCCGAGATGCGCTCCACCGGCGAGGTCATGGGCATCGACAACGAGTTCGGCCTGGCCTTCATGAAGTCGCAGTACGCGGCCGGCCAGCGCCTGCCCACCGAGGGCACGCTCTTCATCTCGGTCAACGACCGCGACAAGGAAGCGGCGCTGAAGCCCGTGCGCCTGTTCCGGGACATGGGCTTCAAGATCGTGGCCACCAGCGGCACGGCAGCCTTCCTCTCGGGCCACGGCATCACGGCCGAGCCCGTGCTCAAGGTCTACGAGGGCAGGCCCAACATCTGCGACCTGATCAAGAACCGCCGCATCGACATGGTCATCAACACCGCGAGCGGCAAGAAGACGATCAACGATTCCCGCGAGCTGCGCCAGACGACGCTGCTCTACGGCATCCCCTACACCACGACCATCTCCGGCGCCTGGGCCATGGCCCAGGCAGTGAAGGCGCTGCGCGACTCCGGCATGTCCGTGCAGAGCCTGCAGGAATACTACAAGGGCTAGCCCCTTGGACCGGCCGGGAGGAACGGCATGAGCAAGAAGGATTACTGCGGTCTCTTCGCCATCTACAACCACGACGAGGCCGCCCGCCTGGCCTATTTCGGCCTCTACGCCCAGCAGCACAGGGGCCAGGAGTCCGCGGGCATCGTCACCTGGGACGGAGAGAACATCCGCGAGCACAAGGGCATGGGGCTGGTGCACGACGTCTTCACCGAGCGCCACCTGGGCAAGGAGCTCAAGGGACGCATCGCCGTGGGACACGTGCGCTACTCCACCACCGGCGCCTCGCTCATCCGCAACGCCCAGCCCTTCCTGGTGCGCTTCGGCAACACGCAGCTCGCCATCGCCCACAACGGCAACCTGGTGAACACCGTGGAGCTTCGGCGCGAGCTCGAGGCCACCGGCTCCATCTTCCAGACGACCATGGATTCGGAGATCTTCGTGCACCTCATCGCGCGCCACCTGCGCGACGGCGGGGTGGAGCAGGCCGTGGCCAAGGCCTGCGCCCGCGTGCGCGGCGCCTACTCGCTCCTCATCCTGGTGAACAACAAGCTGATCGCGGTGCGCGACCCCCACGGCTTCCGCCCGCTCGCGCTCGGCCGGGTCAACGACGCCCACGTCCTGGCCTCCGAGACCTGCGCCTTCGACCTGCTGGAGGCCGAGTACATCCGCTCCATCGAGCCGGGCGAGATGCTGGTCATCGAGAACAAGTGCGTGACCTCGATCCCGGCCGCCGAGAGCATTCCCACGCGCCAGTGCATCTTCGAGCACGTCTACTTCGCGCGGCCGGATTCCACCGTCTTCGGCGAGGTGGTCTACGAGAACAGGAAGCGCATGGGCCAGATCCTGGCCGAGGAATCCACCCCGGACGTGGACTTCGTCATGCCGTTCCCGGACTCCGGCATCTACGCCACCGTGGGCTACGCCCAGACCTCGGGGCTGCCGCTCGAGATGTGCATGATCCGCAACCACTACGTGGGCCGCACCTTCATCCAGCCCTCGCAGACCATGCGGGACTACTCCACGCGCATCAAGATCAACCCCGTGCGCAGCATGATCAAGGGCAAGCGCATCTGCATCGTGGACGACTCCATCGTGCGCGGCACCACCATCCGCTCGCGCGTCAAGAAGCTGCGCGAGCTCGGCGCCCGCGAGGTGCACATGCGCGTGTGCTGCCCGCCCATCCGCTTCCCCTGCTTCTACGGCATCGACTTCTCCTCCAAGGGCGAGCTCATCGCCGCCAACAACACGGTGGAGGAGATCGAGCGCTTCATCGGCCTCGATTCGCTCCACTACCTGAGCATCGAGGGCCTTCTCAAATCCGTGCACGCCAAGGACTCCTGGTGCATGGCCTGCTTCAACGGCGACTACCCAATCGACGTCTCGCCCGAGACCAACAAGTCCTGCCTCGAGAACGAGGTGGCCCTGTCCTGGTAGGCCGGGCGGGGGAGAGCGACCATGGCATGCGAATGTCGTGACTGGGGAGAGCTCGGCCGTGAGGTCGTGGCCATCGAGATCGAGGGGCTTTCCGGCGTGGCCGAACGGCTGGACGGGACCTTCTCCCAGGCCGTGGAGCTGCTCGCCGCCTGCCAGGGCCGCGTGGTGGTCACGGGCATCGGCAAGTCCGGCCTCGTGGGCCGCAAGATAGCGGCCACCTTCTCGAGCACCGGCACCCCGGCCTACTTCCTCCATCCCGTGGAGGGCGCGCACGGCGACCTCGGCATCATCCGCCCGGGCGACGTGGTGCTCGCCATCTCCAACTCGGGCGAGACCGACGAGCTGAACGCCATCATCCCGACCCTCAAGTCGCTCGGCGTCAGTGTCATCGCCATGACCGGGCGGGCGGATTCGACGCTCGCCTGCATGGCCGACCTGGTGCTCGACTCCGGCGTGCCGCGCGAGGCCTGTCCGCACAACCTGGCGCCCACGGCCAGCACCACGGCCCAGCTCGCCCTGGGCGACGCGCTGGCCGTCTGCCTCATCGAGCGCAAGGAATTCCGCGAGGAGGACTTCCAGCGCTGCCACCCGGGCGGGGCGCTCGGCAGGCGCCTCTCGCAGCCGGTGACGACCGTCATGCACGCCGACGGGCTGCCCGTGGCGGCGGCCGCCGCGCCGCTTTCCGAGGCCCTGCGCGTCATGAACGAGGGAAAGCTCGGCTTCCTGGCCGTGACAGGGGAGGGCGGGCGCCTCGAGGGCGTGTTCACGGACGGCGACGTGCGCCGTCTGGCCGCGGCATCGGCGCTCGATCTCGCCGCGCCCGTGGAGAGCGTGATGACCCGGGGCGGGCTCAGGCTCACGGCCACGCAGACCGCGGCCGAGGCCATGGACCTCATGGAGACGCGCGAGGTCACCGTGCTGCCCATCGTGGACTGCGAGGACCGGCTGGTGGGCATGGTCCACCTGCACGACCTCCTGGGCAAGGGAAGCTTCCGTTTCTCCGCCTGATGGATTGCGCTTCCTTCTTCTCCGGCCCGTACAGGGCCGCATCCAAACGACATTCAGTGGAGGGTGCCGTGAGCGACGTTGCCGATAGGGCGACCGGCTACTGGCGGAGCGGCTGGCTCTGCGCCGAGAGCGTGAGCAAGGCCCTGGCCGAGGCGCTCGGGCCCGACGAGGACCCCGAAGGGCTGGTCGACGGTCCCCATCTGCCGCGCGCGGCCTCGGGCTTCTGCTCCGGCCTCGCGCGCACCGGCGGCATGTGCGGCGCCCTTTCCGGGGCCGTGCTGGTCATCGGCCTCGCGCGCGGCCGCAGCTCCCTGCGCGACTCCCTCGACATTCCCTACGCTTTGGTCCAGGAACTGCGCGAGGCCTTCCTCGCCGAGTTCGGCAGCGACAATTGCGCCGAACTCACCGGCTGCCGCCTCGACACGGCCGAGGGGCAGAAAACCTACAAGGAGCGGGGGCTGCGCGATGCCCTCTGCCCGCGTCTCATCGCCTTCGCGGCCGAGCGCGGCCTGACCCTTCTGCGCGAATAGCCGGACTGCCGCAGGCCCCGGGACGAGGCACACATGCTGCTCTACGCCAAGCTCATAGTCTCCATGTTCATCTGGGGCGGCACCTGGGTCGCCGGGCGCGTCGTGGCACGTGAGATGGCGCCCTTTTCGGCGGCCCTCCTGCGCTTCCTCTTCGCCTCGCTCTTCCTCGTGATCGTGCAGATGCGCGTGGAGAAACGCTTCCGCCTGCCCGCGCGAAACGAGGTCCTGCCGCTCTTCCTGCTCGGGCTCACGGGCATATTCTTCTACAACGCCTGCTTCTTCTCGGCCCTGCGCACCGTGGAGGCCGGACGGGCGGCCCTGGTCATCGCCTCCATCCCGGCCTGCGTGGCCCTGGGCGACTATCTCTTCCTCGGGGCGCGTCTCTCGTTTTCACGGCTGTGCGGCATTCCGGTCTCGCTTCTCGGCGTGGCGCTCATCCTCTCGGACTTCCGCCTCGGCGCGCTCTTTTCCGGCGGCGCTGGCGTGGGCGAGCTCTATCTGCTCGGCTGCGTCACGGCCTGGGCGGCCTACACCCTGCTCGGCAGGCGCTGCGTGCAGAGCATGTCGCCGCTCTTTTCCGTGACCTGGTCGTGCCTCTTCGGCTCGCTCCTGCTCCTGCCCTGCGCCGTGGGCGAGGGACTGCTGGGGCGGCTGCCCTCGGTCAGCTTCACGGCCTGGGGCAACCTCGCCTTCCTCGGGGTCATGGCCACGGGCGTGGCCTTCTGCTGGTACTACGAGGCCATCAAGGCCCTGGGCGCCAGCCGGGCGGGGGTGTTCATCAACCTCGTGCCAGTGGCAGCCATCGCGCTCGGCGTCTTCATCTTGGGCGAGCACGTCTCCCTCTCCCTGGTCGTGGGCGGCGCCACGGTGCTGTGCGGCGTCTTCCTGACCAACCGGCCGCAGCGCTCCATTCCCGCAAAAGCCTGAGGCGCGGGCGTCTGGACGAGGCCGCGCCGCAGGAGTAGAGCAGGGCTTTCCGGAGCCCAGGCCGTGGCCCGGGCAGGGACCTCGTCGGGGCCCCGGGGTTTATCTGACGGCCACCCACAACCGGACGGATCGCGCATGCTCCTCTACGCAAAGCTCCTCGTCTCCATGCTCATCTGGGGCGGCACCTGGGTCTCGGGCCGCGTGGTCGCGCGGGAGGTGACGCCGTTCTCCGCGGCCTTCCTGCGCTACGTCTTCGCCTCGCTCGTGCTGGTCATGGTCCTCATGCGCACGGAGAAGCGCTTCCGCCTGCCCGCGCGAAACGAGATCCTGCCGCTCTTCCTGCTCGGGCTCACCGGCATCTTCCTCTACAACACCTGCTTCTTCGCGGCCCTGCACACCGAGGAGGCGGGCCGCGCGGCCCTCATATCCGCCTCCATCCCGGCATTCGTGGCCCTGGGCGACTTCCTCTTCCTCGGCGCGCGGCTCTCGCCCTCGCGGCTGCTGGGCATCCCGGTCTCCCTCTTCGGCGTGGCCCTCATCCTCTCCCATTTCCACCTCGCCACGCTCTTCACCTCGGGCTCGGAGCTCGGCATGGGTGACGTCTACCTCCTGGCCTGCGCGCTGTCCTGGGCGGCCTACACGATCCTCGGCAAGCGCTGCGTGGAATGCATGACCCCGCTTTTCTCCGTTACCTGGGCCTGCCTCTTCGGCTCGCTCCTGCTCCTGCCCTGCGCCCTGGTCGAGGGAGTGGTCACGAAGATCCCTCTCGTGAGCTCCACGGCCTGGGGCAACCTGCTCTTCCTCGGCGTGGTGGCCACGGGGCTCGCCTTCTGCTGGTACTACGAGGCCCTGAAGGGTATCGGCGCCAGCCGGGCCGGGGTCTTCATCAACCTCGTGCCCGTGGCGGCCATCATTCTCGGCGTCCTCATCCTGGGCGAGCACGTCTCCCTGTCCCTGCTCGTGGGCGGAGCCACGGTGCTCTTCGGCGTCTTTCTCACCAACCGGCCGCAGCGCGCCCCGAGGATCAGGGCGCGGGCAGCGGCATGAGGCGGCAGACCATGCGCACGCATTCCCGCAGCACCGACTTCCGGTTCGCCCTCCGGGCGGTCCTTCCGCTTCTCCTGCTGACCCTGCCGCTCACGGGCTGCGCACGGCCGGTGCCCAACCTCTGGGAGACGCGCCGGGCCATCGAGGAATATCACGACAGCGGCCGCTACGAGGCGGACGTGCGCGCGGCGGCGGACGCGGCGCGCGCCTACATGGAGAGCCGCCTCGCCGAGGGCGCGGCGCGGCCCGCCCTGGTCCTGGACGTGGACGAGACCTCGCTCTCCGAGTTCGCCTTCTCCCGTTCGCGAGGCTTCTGCTACGACAAGGCTGCCTTCGACGCCGAGGAGCGCGAGGCGCGCCTGCCCGCCGTGGCTCCGGTGCGCGACCTGGCGAGCTGGGCCGCGGGGCGGGGCATCGCGGTCTTCTTCGTTACCGGCAGGCCGGACGCCCTGTGCCCGGCCACGCGGGAGAACCTGGCCAATGCCGGATTCCCGGAACCCGCGGGCGTGCGCTGTCGTCCGGCCGGTGTGCCCCACTCTCCGGCGGAAGCGTGGAAGAGCTCCGCGCGCAAGGCCATAGAGGCCGAGGGCTACGACATCCTGGTGACCATGGGGGACCAGGAGAGCGATCTTTCGGGCGGATTCGCCGAGCGCGGCTTCAAGCTGCCCAACCACGTCTACTTCATCCCCTGATTCCCTGCCCGGGCCCTGGGTGCCGGGATATTCCGGCGTTTCGGGGAATTCGGGTGGCCGATTGGACTTCGCCCCGCGCCTCGGCTACAAGTCCACGCCATGACGCATCCCATTTCGCACGAACAGGCGGGATCCGGTGCGGCCTTGGCCGCCGGGCCCCGCTCC is a window encoding:
- the carB gene encoding carbamoyl-phosphate synthase large subunit → MPKRTDIKKIMLIGSGPIVIGQACEFDYSGTQAIKALKEEGYEVVLINSNPATIMTDPELADKTYIEPITPEAVVKILEKERPDALLPTLGGQTGLNTALAVAESGALERLGVELIGASQEAIRKAESRQEFREAMENIGLAVPQSGIAHTMDDVRRLGHEIDFPLIVRPAYTLGGTGGGVAYNMEDLEEIAQRGLDASMKSEVMIERSVLGWKEFELEVMRDRTGNCVIICSIENVDAMGVHTGDSVTVAPAQTLTDVEYQKMRDAAIAIMNEIGVDTGGSNVQFAVNPENGEMVIIEMNPRVSRSSALASKATGFPIAKIAAKLAVGYTLDEIPNDITRETMASFEPTIDYCVVKIPRFTFEKFAGSKDELTTAMKSVGETMAIGRTFKEALQKGLRGLEIGMPGLGKDFDEPTCDREALLASLRKPNSRRLFAVRQAMRCGFSDDEIYAATAIDPWFLRQMREIVAMEERLKEFGLSESISPDNPKLPALLAEAKAMGFSDRQLATLWKWASHDLRRLRKTLGVEPTYYLVDTCAAEFEAYTPYYYSTYEKGNEMTPEEGRKVVILGGGPNRIGQGIEFDYCCCHSSFALREMGIRSIMVNSNPETVSTDYDTSDRLYFEPLTYEDVLNIIEFEKPEGVIVQFGGQTPLNLAVPLMRAGVPILGTSPDAIDRAEDRERFKALLEKLELLQPANGIAKSLDEALAIARGIGYPVVVRPSYVLGGRAMEIVYDDAELENYFRENVVASPEHPILVDKFLENAIEVDVDALSDGEETYVAGIMEHIEEAGIHSGDSACVIPPHTIPAELQDEIRRQTKALARELGVVGLMNIQFAIKDGQVFILEVNPRASRTSPFVSKATGVPLAKLATQVMMGRKLKELDPWAMRKSGHISVKESVFPFNRFPGVDILLGPEMRSTGEVMGIDNEFGLAFMKSQYAAGQRLPTEGTLFISVNDRDKEAALKPVRLFRDMGFKIVATSGTAAFLSGHGITAEPVLKVYEGRPNICDLIKNRRIDMVINTASGKKTINDSRELRQTTLLYGIPYTTTISGAWAMAQAVKALRDSGMSVQSLQEYYKG
- a CDS encoding DMT family transporter, yielding MLLYAKLIVSMFIWGGTWVAGRVVAREMAPFSAALLRFLFASLFLVIVQMRVEKRFRLPARNEVLPLFLLGLTGIFFYNACFFSALRTVEAGRAALVIASIPACVALGDYLFLGARLSFSRLCGIPVSLLGVALILSDFRLGALFSGGAGVGELYLLGCVTAWAAYTLLGRRCVQSMSPLFSVTWSCLFGSLLLLPCAVGEGLLGRLPSVSFTAWGNLAFLGVMATGVAFCWYYEAIKALGASRAGVFINLVPVAAIALGVFILGEHVSLSLVVGGATVLCGVFLTNRPQRSIPAKA
- the purF gene encoding amidophosphoribosyltransferase, whose translation is MSKKDYCGLFAIYNHDEAARLAYFGLYAQQHRGQESAGIVTWDGENIREHKGMGLVHDVFTERHLGKELKGRIAVGHVRYSTTGASLIRNAQPFLVRFGNTQLAIAHNGNLVNTVELRRELEATGSIFQTTMDSEIFVHLIARHLRDGGVEQAVAKACARVRGAYSLLILVNNKLIAVRDPHGFRPLALGRVNDAHVLASETCAFDLLEAEYIRSIEPGEMLVIENKCVTSIPAAESIPTRQCIFEHVYFARPDSTVFGEVVYENRKRMGQILAEESTPDVDFVMPFPDSGIYATVGYAQTSGLPLEMCMIRNHYVGRTFIQPSQTMRDYSTRIKINPVRSMIKGKRICIVDDSIVRGTTIRSRVKKLRELGAREVHMRVCCPPIRFPCFYGIDFSSKGELIAANNTVEEIERFIGLDSLHYLSIEGLLKSVHAKDSWCMACFNGDYPIDVSPETNKSCLENEVALSW
- a CDS encoding SIS domain-containing protein: MACECRDWGELGREVVAIEIEGLSGVAERLDGTFSQAVELLAACQGRVVVTGIGKSGLVGRKIAATFSSTGTPAYFLHPVEGAHGDLGIIRPGDVVLAISNSGETDELNAIIPTLKSLGVSVIAMTGRADSTLACMADLVLDSGVPREACPHNLAPTASTTAQLALGDALAVCLIERKEFREEDFQRCHPGGALGRRLSQPVTTVMHADGLPVAAAAAPLSEALRVMNEGKLGFLAVTGEGGRLEGVFTDGDVRRLAAASALDLAAPVESVMTRGGLRLTATQTAAEAMDLMETREVTVLPIVDCEDRLVGMVHLHDLLGKGSFRFSA
- a CDS encoding DMT family transporter, producing MLLYAKLLVSMLIWGGTWVSGRVVAREVTPFSAAFLRYVFASLVLVMVLMRTEKRFRLPARNEILPLFLLGLTGIFLYNTCFFAALHTEEAGRAALISASIPAFVALGDFLFLGARLSPSRLLGIPVSLFGVALILSHFHLATLFTSGSELGMGDVYLLACALSWAAYTILGKRCVECMTPLFSVTWACLFGSLLLLPCALVEGVVTKIPLVSSTAWGNLLFLGVVATGLAFCWYYEALKGIGASRAGVFINLVPVAAIILGVLILGEHVSLSLLVGGATVLFGVFLTNRPQRAPRIRARAAA
- a CDS encoding HAD family acid phosphatase; protein product: MRTHSRSTDFRFALRAVLPLLLLTLPLTGCARPVPNLWETRRAIEEYHDSGRYEADVRAAADAARAYMESRLAEGAARPALVLDVDETSLSEFAFSRSRGFCYDKAAFDAEEREARLPAVAPVRDLASWAAGRGIAVFFVTGRPDALCPATRENLANAGFPEPAGVRCRPAGVPHSPAEAWKSSARKAIEAEGYDILVTMGDQESDLSGGFAERGFKLPNHVYFIP
- a CDS encoding C-GCAxxG-C-C family protein — protein: MSDVADRATGYWRSGWLCAESVSKALAEALGPDEDPEGLVDGPHLPRAASGFCSGLARTGGMCGALSGAVLVIGLARGRSSLRDSLDIPYALVQELREAFLAEFGSDNCAELTGCRLDTAEGQKTYKERGLRDALCPRLIAFAAERGLTLLRE